The Fictibacillus arsenicus genome contains a region encoding:
- a CDS encoding ABC transporter ATP-binding protein, with translation MAFLQLKSVGQTYFSKTSATTALEDISLSINEGEFTSILGPSGCGKSTLLSIIAGLLIPTAGSVMVNNQPVNQPHPKIGYMLQQDYLFPWKTIEDNITLGLKLRNQYTAEHIQAAYRLLKEIGLEHTKSKYPSELSGGMRQRVALVRTLATQPKVLLLDEPFSALDYQTKLKLEDLVSSTLKEHGKTAILVTHDIGEAIAMSDNVILLSSNPGRIFRTFKIPETLKSLLPFEARQHPDFSATFQQIWEELEHIEQNDHEQETS, from the coding sequence GTGGCTTTTTTGCAGCTAAAATCAGTAGGTCAAACTTACTTTTCAAAAACATCCGCCACAACGGCCTTAGAAGATATTTCACTTTCAATAAATGAAGGAGAGTTCACTTCCATTCTCGGTCCAAGCGGATGCGGAAAATCCACCTTGCTATCTATTATCGCAGGTCTTCTAATCCCAACCGCTGGATCGGTTATGGTTAACAATCAGCCAGTCAATCAGCCGCATCCAAAGATTGGCTATATGCTTCAGCAAGATTATCTTTTTCCATGGAAGACAATTGAAGATAATATTACGCTTGGCCTAAAGCTCAGAAATCAATATACAGCCGAACACATTCAAGCGGCCTACCGTTTATTAAAAGAAATCGGACTTGAACATACAAAGAGTAAATACCCTTCAGAACTTTCAGGCGGAATGAGGCAAAGGGTAGCACTTGTTCGAACTTTAGCAACCCAGCCTAAGGTGCTTTTACTTGATGAGCCATTCTCAGCTTTAGATTACCAAACAAAACTGAAGCTGGAAGACTTAGTATCTTCTACTCTAAAAGAACACGGTAAAACGGCAATTCTTGTTACCCATGATATTGGAGAAGCAATTGCGATGAGTGATAATGTCATATTGTTATCAAGCAATCCCGGCCGTATTTTCCGCACATTTAAAATTCCAGAAACTCTAAAAAGCCTCCTGCCATTCGAAGCGAGACAGCACCCTGATTTTTCAGCAACATTTCAGCAAATATGGGAGGAGTTGGAGCACATTGAGCAAAACGATCACGAACAAGAAACATCTTGA
- a CDS encoding ABC transporter permease, with amino-acid sequence MSKTITNKKHLEFLLSIKKEKRNIRIVQLLIFLSFFSMWEISSKQGWINPLLFSSPSKIWSLFLEKASDGSLYIHVAFTLGETVLGFILGTLFGTLLAAILWWSPFLSRVLDPYLVVLNAMPKVALGPILIVAIGPNFGSIIAMGILISVIITTLVVYTAFQNVDENYVKVVRSFGGDKKQCFKEVILPACFPSIISSLKVNVGLSWVGVIVGEFLVSKQGLGYMIIYGFQVFNFTLVLMSLLIIALMATVMYQGVEYLESKLIKHHS; translated from the coding sequence TTGAGCAAAACGATCACGAACAAGAAACATCTTGAGTTTCTTTTATCCATAAAAAAAGAAAAACGAAACATCCGGATTGTCCAGCTGCTCATTTTTCTAAGTTTTTTTTCGATGTGGGAAATCTCTTCAAAACAAGGCTGGATCAATCCATTGCTTTTTAGTTCTCCATCTAAAATCTGGTCTCTGTTTCTAGAGAAGGCAAGTGACGGCTCACTTTATATCCATGTTGCATTTACTCTTGGAGAGACTGTTCTTGGGTTTATTCTAGGGACTCTGTTCGGGACCTTATTAGCCGCAATTCTGTGGTGGTCCCCTTTCTTATCAAGAGTATTAGATCCATATCTCGTAGTTCTTAATGCTATGCCGAAAGTTGCCCTAGGTCCTATTCTGATAGTTGCGATCGGGCCTAATTTCGGATCGATCATAGCAATGGGCATTCTCATCTCGGTTATTATCACAACACTTGTCGTGTATACGGCTTTTCAAAACGTTGATGAAAACTATGTTAAAGTTGTCCGTTCGTTTGGCGGAGATAAAAAACAATGTTTTAAAGAGGTTATCCTTCCCGCATGTTTTCCAAGTATTATTTCATCCCTGAAAGTAAACGTCGGATTATCATGGGTGGGTGTTATTGTTGGCGAATTTCTTGTTTCAAAACAAGGATTAGGCTACATGATCATTTACGGATTCCAAGTGTTCAATTTTACACTTGTTTTAATGAGCCTTTTAATCATTGCTTTAATGGCTACGGTAATGTATCAAGGAGTCGAGTACCTGGAGAGCAAACTTATAAAGCACCATTCATAA
- a CDS encoding TetR/AcrR family transcriptional regulator: MSPKVTESHKEERKRSILEAAKKIFIKKGYEAFVMQDVIDAVDLSRGGVYSYFSSKEDLFLSILEDSNRTYSKEIKDIAKHPSIWNSLVKDFEDYKSADDTEDLFGAVQIEYFLINRLLPEKKIYMKERYEFAIEHLMNLFDEGVKKGEFNPKYPLDTIARYFITFNDGINIATIFLNKKDLNFNAQIDIFLSHLASMLGVKHQ; the protein is encoded by the coding sequence ATGTCACCGAAAGTAACGGAGAGCCACAAAGAAGAGCGGAAGCGTAGCATTCTGGAGGCTGCAAAAAAGATATTTATTAAAAAAGGATATGAAGCCTTTGTCATGCAAGATGTAATTGATGCAGTCGATTTAAGCAGGGGCGGTGTTTATTCATACTTTTCTAGTAAGGAAGACTTGTTTTTATCTATATTAGAAGATTCAAATCGGACTTACAGTAAAGAAATTAAAGATATAGCTAAACATCCTTCAATCTGGAATTCATTGGTAAAGGATTTTGAAGATTATAAATCTGCTGATGATACAGAAGATTTGTTTGGAGCTGTACAAATCGAATACTTCTTAATCAATAGACTGCTGCCCGAGAAAAAAATCTACATGAAAGAACGATATGAATTTGCCATTGAACACCTTATGAATTTATTTGATGAAGGCGTAAAAAAAGGTGAATTCAACCCCAAATACCCTTTAGATACAATCGCAAGGTATTTTATAACCTTTAACGATGGGATAAATATAGCCACAATCTTCCTTAATAAAAAAGATTTAAACTTTAACGCTCAAATTGATATCTTCTTGTCTCATTTAGCCAGTATGTTAGGTGTAAAACATCAATAA
- a CDS encoding holin, producing MEQVLMFSSLLAPLVTALMELLKRTFPIPKKYIPISSFFVGLIVGILASPFTNMDVELRLWSGGIAGLAATGLYEIGKKSKKSKRTC from the coding sequence TTGGAGCAGGTACTCATGTTTTCATCGCTTCTGGCCCCATTAGTTACTGCACTTATGGAGCTGTTAAAACGTACTTTCCCGATTCCTAAGAAATATATCCCTATTAGCAGCTTTTTTGTTGGTTTAATAGTTGGAATTCTTGCTTCCCCTTTTACCAATATGGATGTTGAGTTAAGGCTATGGTCTGGAGGAATAGCAGGCTTGGCAGCAACTGGATTGTATGAAATAGGGAAGAAAAGTAAAAAATCAAAAAGAACATGCTAA
- a CDS encoding alpha/beta hydrolase family protein, producing MKRAKIIEWQRFPSPHPTIRLYVVTYLNDGLRIKGLAALPEGEGPFPGFLYLRGGIKSVGMVRIARIIQFASQGFAVMAPYYRGNLGGEGNEDFAGKDRTDAFAAFEVLKQFPKVDDNEIHVFGFSRGGPMALFTAMKYPEIKSVVTWGGVTDMAVTYEEREDLRRMMKRVIGGTPEKYPEEYEWRSPLYYCSELQVPLLCIHGMKDENVSVQHTLKIEKRLGELGKPCETWIYPEYTHYFPPKENRKITYALCEWMKEQGKGAE from the coding sequence ATGAAACGAGCAAAAATCATAGAATGGCAGCGATTTCCTTCCCCACATCCAACCATTAGATTGTATGTTGTAACGTACTTAAATGACGGATTGAGAATAAAAGGTCTGGCTGCTCTGCCTGAGGGAGAAGGCCCTTTTCCGGGATTTCTCTATTTAAGAGGCGGTATTAAGTCAGTTGGCATGGTTCGTATCGCGAGGATTATTCAATTCGCATCACAAGGATTTGCAGTTATGGCTCCATATTACAGAGGAAACTTGGGTGGAGAGGGAAACGAAGACTTTGCTGGTAAGGATCGTACAGATGCCTTTGCTGCATTTGAAGTGCTGAAACAATTTCCAAAAGTTGATGACAATGAAATCCACGTGTTTGGCTTTTCCAGAGGCGGACCGATGGCATTGTTTACTGCCATGAAGTACCCTGAAATCAAATCTGTAGTTACTTGGGGCGGTGTAACAGATATGGCTGTCACTTATGAGGAAAGAGAAGACTTGCGGCGGATGATGAAGAGGGTAATCGGCGGCACCCCAGAAAAGTATCCTGAAGAATACGAATGGCGGTCGCCCTTGTATTACTGTAGTGAATTGCAAGTCCCTCTACTGTGTATCCACGGAATGAAGGATGAAAATGTGAGTGTACAGCACACACTTAAGATTGAAAAAAGGTTAGGAGAACTCGGGAAACCATGTGAAACTTGGATCTATCCCGAATATACGCATTACTTCCCGCCAAAAGAAAACAGAAAAATAACATATGCGCTATGTGAGTGGATGAAGGAGCAAGGAAAAGGAGCTGAATGA
- a CDS encoding Fur-regulated basic protein FbpA: MNHNKGQLRRAVEGRKQRLIQHLIHKGLYGYEDHRHLTEFTLTELESEWKNAQLLGREDHIS, from the coding sequence ATGAATCATAATAAAGGGCAGTTGAGAAGAGCTGTAGAAGGAAGAAAACAGCGTTTGATTCAGCATCTTATTCATAAAGGGCTATATGGCTATGAAGATCATAGACACTTAACAGAATTCACATTAACAGAATTAGAATCAGAGTGGAAAAATGCTCAGCTTTTAGGAAGAGAGGATCATATAAGCTAA
- a CDS encoding ABC transporter substrate-binding protein — protein MKHIKRKFTLLFTFLLAFSLLLAGCSTSSSKQEKVRIAEVTRSIFYAPQYVAIEKGFFEDEGINVELTTTWGGDKTMTALLSDGADVALVGSETTIYVHAQESTDPVINFAQLTQTDGTFLVARKKPDFFSWEQLKGSTFLGQRKGGMPQMAGEFGLKKHGIDPKNDLKMIQNIDFANIANAFASGTGDYVQLFEPQASLFEQEGIGHIVASFGAESGKIPYTTFMAKESYMKENKETLEKFTKGLYKAQLWVENHSAAEIAEVIAPYFEDTPVELIETVVDRYKSQHSFALNPILDEEEWNNLQTIMEEAGELPKKIDYDVLVDTTLAKKAIK, from the coding sequence ATGAAACATATAAAAAGGAAATTCACTTTACTGTTTACTTTCCTGCTTGCCTTTTCCTTGCTTCTGGCTGGCTGCAGCACTTCCAGTTCTAAACAAGAAAAAGTCCGTATAGCAGAGGTTACCCGCTCCATCTTTTACGCCCCTCAATATGTAGCCATTGAAAAAGGTTTTTTTGAAGATGAAGGGATTAACGTTGAGTTAACAACAACTTGGGGCGGAGATAAAACGATGACTGCTTTACTGTCAGACGGTGCTGATGTTGCACTTGTAGGTTCAGAAACAACGATTTATGTTCACGCTCAAGAATCTACAGACCCTGTAATCAACTTCGCACAGCTTACGCAAACGGATGGCACTTTTTTAGTGGCACGCAAAAAGCCCGATTTCTTTTCATGGGAACAGTTAAAAGGAAGTACATTCTTAGGCCAGCGTAAAGGCGGTATGCCTCAAATGGCTGGTGAATTTGGCCTTAAGAAACACGGGATCGATCCTAAGAATGATCTGAAAATGATCCAAAACATCGATTTTGCCAATATCGCTAATGCATTTGCTTCTGGTACAGGTGATTACGTTCAATTGTTTGAACCTCAAGCAAGTCTTTTTGAACAAGAAGGTATAGGTCACATCGTTGCTTCCTTTGGGGCAGAATCGGGGAAAATACCTTACACGACTTTCATGGCAAAAGAAAGTTACATGAAAGAAAACAAAGAAACTCTTGAGAAATTCACAAAAGGCTTATACAAAGCTCAGTTATGGGTAGAAAACCATTCAGCTGCTGAAATTGCTGAAGTCATCGCACCATATTTTGAAGATACCCCTGTCGAATTAATTGAAACAGTAGTCGATCGTTATAAGAGCCAGCATAGCTTTGCATTAAATCCGATATTGGATGAAGAAGAGTGGAACAATCTGCAAACCATAATGGAAGAGGCTGGTGAACTTCCTAAAAAGATCGATTATGATGTTCTCGTTGATACAACGTTAGCGAAGAAAGCTATTAAATAA
- a CDS encoding GDSL-type esterase/lipase family protein, with protein MRKVSKKWLIGGAILAILLFAIFQAGKTEGSNKIKTIKIVALGDSLTYGVGDPSKTGYIGVVRQNIQKQTGRNVIVNNFGISGQRSDQLLRQLDNGVVIKALKQAEYVFVFIGTNDFRHAAGWNFRQLPQQPLLLGKEKLRNNLSKTLAVIRENNSFAQVYVLGLYNPYFGEEYDTKAPESIRSWNEAIIEASKESTLTKYISTYELYENIEKDMYFADSLHPNRRGYYKMGNWVYNQWKP; from the coding sequence GTGAGGAAAGTATCAAAAAAGTGGCTAATTGGAGGAGCAATACTTGCCATCCTTTTATTTGCTATTTTTCAAGCAGGAAAAACAGAAGGTTCTAATAAGATAAAGACAATAAAAATAGTCGCACTTGGTGATTCGTTAACGTATGGCGTAGGGGACCCTTCAAAGACCGGATATATTGGCGTTGTACGTCAAAACATCCAGAAGCAAACCGGCAGAAATGTAATTGTAAATAATTTCGGAATTAGCGGACAACGATCAGACCAGCTTTTACGTCAATTGGACAATGGCGTCGTAATAAAAGCCCTCAAGCAGGCTGAATATGTGTTTGTATTTATAGGGACAAATGATTTTAGGCATGCTGCTGGCTGGAACTTCCGTCAGCTTCCGCAGCAGCCGCTCTTACTTGGAAAGGAAAAGCTGCGCAATAATTTGAGTAAAACACTTGCAGTCATTAGGGAAAACAACTCCTTTGCACAAGTATATGTTCTAGGTTTGTATAATCCATATTTTGGCGAGGAATATGATACTAAAGCTCCTGAAAGTATACGTTCGTGGAATGAAGCAATTATTGAAGCAAGCAAAGAAAGCACATTAACGAAATACATTTCTACGTATGAACTTTATGAAAATATTGAGAAAGACATGTATTTTGCAGATTCTTTACATCCGAACCGAAGAGGTTATTATAAGATGGGGAATTGGGTTTATAATCAGTGGAAGCCATAA
- a CDS encoding DNA-3-methyladenine glycosylase: MDLWNLPTLDLAKKLLGMELIHKNRDGLTSGIIVETEAYLGPEDRAAHSFGNRRTLRTEVMYHEAGTIYTYFIYGMHVCFNIVSGPADKPEAILIRAIQPVKGIEIMKERRGRIKKEVLLTNGPGKLSKSMGFSLEHSGQKMNTCGISIKEKIKIEPHDIASGPRIGIQYAEEAVYFPYRFWIKNNPYVSR; this comes from the coding sequence ATGGATTTATGGAATCTGCCAACATTAGACCTGGCAAAAAAACTTCTTGGTATGGAACTTATTCATAAAAATCGAGATGGTTTAACTTCTGGCATAATTGTCGAAACAGAAGCTTATTTAGGCCCTGAAGACCGGGCAGCCCATTCTTTTGGAAACCGGAGAACCCTAAGAACTGAAGTCATGTACCATGAAGCGGGAACAATTTATACCTATTTCATATATGGCATGCATGTTTGCTTCAATATTGTGTCCGGTCCGGCAGATAAACCCGAAGCGATCTTAATTAGAGCTATTCAGCCTGTCAAAGGAATAGAAATCATGAAAGAAAGGAGAGGCAGGATAAAAAAAGAGGTTCTGCTCACAAATGGTCCTGGCAAGCTTTCAAAAAGTATGGGGTTTTCACTGGAGCATTCTGGTCAAAAAATGAATACGTGCGGAATAAGTATTAAAGAAAAAATTAAAATCGAGCCACATGATATAGCGTCCGGACCAAGGATAGGCATTCAATATGCGGAAGAAGCCGTATATTTCCCCTATCGTTTTTGGATAAAAAACAACCCTTACGTATCGCGTTAA
- a CDS encoding dicarboxylate/amino acid:cation symporter: protein MKLSTKILIALALGVVAGLILNLALPDAFATLDKYVLKPVGTLFLNLIKMLVVPIVFFSIVLGTAGLGDPKKLGRIGAKTIGFFLATTTIAIIIAMALALIFKPGVGDFETEGAKFEAQEAPAVTDTLLGIIPTNPVQAMADGNMLQIIAFSVFVGFALTMLGSKTKGIMDLIEQGNDIMMYLVNLVMKFAPYGAFALIASAIGSQGMDAVKAMGLYMTIVIAALAIHSVVTYGGSVAFLGKMNPVKFFKGFAPAMSVAFSTSSSNATLPISMKTAQENLGVRKSVSGFVQPLGATINMDGTAIMQGVATIFIAQVYDVNLSIGAMLTVILTAVLASIGTAGVPGVGLIMLAMVLNSVGLPVEGIALILGVDRLLDMLRTAVNITGDAACAVIVDKGEDKHVGERKEEATA from the coding sequence ATGAAGTTATCAACAAAAATCTTGATTGCATTGGCACTTGGGGTTGTTGCGGGACTTATTCTTAACTTAGCCTTGCCAGATGCTTTCGCCACACTCGATAAGTATGTATTGAAACCAGTGGGAACATTATTCTTAAACCTTATTAAAATGCTGGTTGTACCAATTGTGTTCTTCTCAATCGTACTAGGTACCGCAGGATTGGGTGATCCTAAAAAATTAGGACGTATCGGTGCGAAAACAATCGGTTTCTTCCTTGCTACTACAACAATCGCCATCATTATTGCAATGGCTTTAGCACTCATTTTTAAACCTGGCGTAGGTGACTTTGAAACCGAAGGAGCTAAATTTGAAGCTCAAGAAGCTCCAGCTGTAACAGATACTTTGTTAGGAATTATTCCTACTAACCCTGTTCAGGCTATGGCTGACGGGAACATGCTTCAAATCATTGCATTCTCAGTATTTGTAGGATTCGCTTTAACGATGCTGGGAAGCAAAACAAAGGGTATTATGGATTTAATTGAACAAGGTAATGATATAATGATGTACCTTGTTAACCTTGTTATGAAGTTCGCTCCATACGGTGCTTTTGCTTTAATTGCTTCAGCAATTGGAAGCCAGGGTATGGATGCGGTTAAAGCGATGGGTCTCTACATGACTATCGTAATTGCAGCATTAGCGATTCATTCCGTTGTCACTTATGGTGGATCTGTTGCATTCTTAGGTAAAATGAATCCTGTTAAGTTCTTTAAAGGCTTCGCACCTGCAATGTCTGTAGCATTCAGTACATCAAGTTCTAATGCTACCCTGCCTATCTCAATGAAAACAGCACAAGAAAACCTTGGAGTTCGTAAGTCTGTAAGCGGTTTTGTTCAGCCACTCGGTGCTACTATTAATATGGATGGAACAGCTATTATGCAAGGGGTTGCGACAATCTTTATCGCACAAGTGTATGATGTGAACTTAAGTATTGGTGCTATGCTTACGGTTATCTTAACTGCAGTATTGGCTAGTATCGGTACAGCAGGAGTTCCTGGAGTTGGGCTTATCATGTTAGCGATGGTATTAAACTCTGTAGGATTGCCAGTAGAAGGTATCGCATTGATTCTAGGAGTAGACCGTCTATTGGATATGCTTAGAACAGCGGTTAATATCACTGGGGATGCTGCTTGTGCAGTTATCGTTGACAAAGGTGAAGATAAGCATGTTGGGGAAAGAAAAGAAGAAGCAACTGCTTAA
- the abbA gene encoding antirepressor AbbA, with translation MKYKERLNLSDEDKELLVEALLSQGYAYEVVDSELKDLEYELKPGYESKMRKLNVLLKKLHS, from the coding sequence TTGAAATATAAAGAAAGACTTAATCTCTCTGATGAAGATAAGGAGTTACTAGTCGAAGCGTTACTTAGCCAGGGTTATGCATATGAGGTTGTAGATTCTGAATTAAAAGATCTTGAATATGAGCTGAAACCGGGCTACGAATCAAAAATGAGAAAATTGAACGTTTTATTAAAAAAATTACATAGCTAA
- the ytkD gene encoding RNA deprotection pyrophosphohydrolase, translating to MDIITFKDFYNNTVQLSFSDHPFSDTPMHVWCICKFKDQWLLTEHPRRGIEFPGGKVEPGETADEAAVREVYEETGGRVSELKYIGQYYVDGKGGKIIKNIYVANVDKILLKHRYFETNGPVLMSQLPEDVATSKAFSFMMKDQVLSESMRYALEHSLV from the coding sequence ATGGATATTATTACATTTAAAGATTTCTATAACAACACCGTACAATTGTCGTTTTCTGACCACCCATTTTCTGATACTCCAATGCATGTGTGGTGTATTTGTAAATTTAAAGACCAATGGTTATTAACCGAACATCCAAGGCGAGGTATAGAGTTTCCCGGTGGAAAAGTAGAGCCAGGTGAAACGGCAGATGAGGCAGCAGTCCGAGAGGTTTATGAAGAAACGGGAGGTCGAGTTTCTGAATTAAAATACATTGGCCAATATTACGTAGACGGAAAAGGCGGAAAAATCATAAAAAATATCTATGTGGCTAACGTAGATAAAATTTTATTGAAACATCGTTATTTTGAAACGAATGGTCCAGTCCTGATGAGTCAACTTCCTGAAGATGTAGCAACCAGCAAAGCCTTTAGTTTTATGATGAAAGACCAGGTATTGTCAGAAAGCATGAGGTACGCTCTCGAACATTCCCTGGTCTGA
- a CDS encoding TrkA C-terminal domain-containing protein yields MGFLFTLLYFAIIAVVIEINVLLFTLTGLKKEIARFQVISMFTATGFTTGESELILEHPIRRRLSTFLILFGVFSLAVVISAISNILSDEFRSIELGMITLALIGLYLILSMPKFKRYLEKSFEGHLEKQYNLADLPLRDVMYFDEDDVVIELPIHKNSSVIGKKLKDVIEIEDDMLVLFIKRGDVTLRKDSYTTEIQEGDMIFLYGNQDSLTKRFKKEMEELKEKTEKEKKV; encoded by the coding sequence GTGGGTTTTTTGTTTACTTTACTTTATTTTGCAATTATTGCAGTCGTTATTGAAATCAATGTTCTTTTATTTACACTTACAGGATTAAAAAAAGAAATTGCCCGTTTTCAGGTTATCTCTATGTTTACTGCTACAGGATTTACTACGGGAGAATCAGAATTAATTTTAGAACATCCAATCAGAAGAAGACTGAGCACTTTTCTTATACTCTTTGGTGTTTTCTCTCTTGCTGTAGTCATTTCTGCGATAAGCAATATATTATCTGATGAGTTTCGCTCTATTGAACTTGGGATGATTACATTGGCACTTATAGGACTCTACCTCATTCTGAGTATGCCGAAGTTTAAACGCTATCTGGAGAAATCGTTTGAAGGACATCTTGAAAAACAATACAATTTAGCTGATCTGCCTTTGCGTGATGTTATGTATTTTGATGAAGATGACGTCGTTATTGAACTGCCTATCCACAAAAACTCATCAGTAATCGGCAAGAAATTAAAAGACGTTATTGAAATAGAAGATGATATGCTGGTGCTATTTATTAAACGCGGTGATGTTACATTAAGGAAGGACAGCTATACTACTGAAATACAAGAAGGAGATATGATATTCCTATACGGCAATCAAGACTCCCTTACAAAAAGGTTTAAAAAAGAAATGGAAGAACTAAAGGAAAAAACAGAAAAAGAAAAGAAAGTGTAA